A single genomic interval of Syntrophobotulus glycolicus DSM 8271 harbors:
- a CDS encoding DUF4153 domain-containing protein codes for MNNGADNTRYTRNDIIFALAMLACGFLYWNLIRLPALGAGVTLFASIFCLSTVIYLKPGGIQQTRRSLLGLAVVIMSALVFLAFDNILIKGLNFLFLTIAVIYWISLSTGRTLEKKISVYILGDFYHQALVIPFRNFSSCFGSLKFFISGNQKGKSLLAGMLGILVIIPVLAAVVNLLIKADAAFAGVVADLHFNVSMDIIVQIILGIPVACYLYGLIYGDRYGKNTGSVTIESVDKMAAAFRFAPGVTVYSALTALNLVFILFFLSQISYLFSAFNNRLPELMTYAEYARRGFFELCAVAGINLAVIMLAHLIVKREKVRVLGIETAALCLFTLMLIITAISKMMMYINYYGLTQMRVYTTWFMVVLFLIFTVTAVRQFKKFNAARVMIGGFVILFLILSYGNVDGRIAAYNIDRYQDGTLEKLDVEALSGLSDAAVPYMYDLYQVTADQSLKAQLKEAIEKTPEDEDSVSKQNTFRDFNFQSHNAQSIRNML; via the coding sequence ATGAATAATGGAGCGGATAATACAAGGTATACCAGAAACGATATTATTTTTGCCCTGGCCATGCTGGCCTGCGGCTTTTTATACTGGAATTTGATCCGGCTGCCTGCGCTTGGGGCAGGTGTAACTTTATTTGCTTCTATATTCTGCCTGAGTACCGTCATTTATCTGAAACCCGGGGGAATTCAGCAAACGAGAAGAAGCCTGTTGGGTTTGGCTGTCGTTATCATGTCTGCTCTGGTTTTCCTGGCCTTTGATAATATCCTGATCAAAGGATTGAATTTTCTTTTTCTTACGATCGCCGTAATCTATTGGATCAGTCTGTCCACGGGGAGAACCCTGGAAAAAAAGATTTCCGTCTATATTCTGGGTGATTTCTATCACCAGGCACTGGTTATCCCGTTCAGGAATTTTTCTAGTTGCTTTGGCTCGCTTAAATTCTTTATTTCCGGAAACCAGAAGGGGAAATCACTTTTGGCCGGCATGCTCGGTATTCTTGTGATTATTCCGGTCCTGGCTGCCGTCGTTAATCTTTTAATAAAAGCTGATGCGGCTTTTGCAGGAGTCGTCGCTGACCTGCATTTTAACGTGTCAATGGATATCATTGTCCAAATCATCTTAGGTATTCCAGTTGCCTGCTACCTGTACGGTTTGATCTACGGCGACCGTTATGGAAAAAATACAGGGTCAGTGACCATCGAGTCGGTAGATAAAATGGCGGCAGCCTTCCGTTTCGCCCCGGGAGTGACGGTATATTCGGCTTTGACTGCCTTAAATCTTGTCTTTATTCTCTTCTTCCTTTCCCAGATCAGCTATCTTTTCTCAGCATTCAATAATCGTCTTCCGGAACTCATGACGTATGCGGAGTATGCCCGGAGAGGTTTTTTTGAACTTTGTGCGGTAGCCGGGATCAACCTAGCCGTGATCATGCTGGCCCATCTCATTGTAAAAAGAGAAAAGGTGAGAGTCCTGGGCATAGAAACAGCAGCGTTATGTCTTTTCACTTTAATGTTGATCATCACGGCCATCAGCAAAATGATGATGTACATCAATTACTATGGCTTGACCCAAATGCGTGTTTATACGACCTGGTTTATGGTTGTGTTGTTCTTAATCTTTACGGTGACAGCTGTCAGGCAGTTCAAAAAATTCAATGCAGCCAGGGTTATGATTGGGGGATTTGTGATCTTATTCCTGATCCTGAGTTATGGAAATGTTGACGGGCGCATCGCAGCCTATAATATTGACAGGTATCAAGATGGAACCTTGGAAAAGCTTGATGTCGAGGCTTTATCCGGCCTGTCCGATGCGGCAGTCCCGTATATGTATGATTTATATCAGGTTACGGCGGATCAGAGTCTGAAGGCTCAGCTTAAAGAGGCTATTGAGAAAACACCGGAAGATGAGGATAGTGTGTCAAAGCAAAACACATTCCGAGATTTCAATTTTCAGAGTCATAACGCGCAAAGCATCAGAAACATGCTCTGA
- a CDS encoding helix-turn-helix domain-containing protein, translating to MIVVNLDVIMAKRKISAGELAEKIGITPANLSILKNNKAKAIRFSTLEEICKVLNCQPGDILEYLEGEEKR from the coding sequence TTGATTGTCGTTAATCTGGACGTCATTATGGCAAAAAGAAAAATTTCCGCCGGCGAGCTGGCGGAGAAAATTGGAATCACTCCGGCCAATCTATCGATTTTGAAAAATAACAAGGCCAAAGCCATTCGTTTTTCGACCCTGGAAGAAATATGCAAGGTTCTAAACTGTCAGCCCGGAGATATTTTAGAATACCTGGAAGGAGAAGAGAAAAGATGA
- a CDS encoding DUF2975 domain-containing protein, with protein MWNPNKSVILSSICTKAAIVLVILTAFAMPHLVPTYVNFAGKDPEIIRPLLLTVYACALPGLLSLICLNRLLANIRQGEVFAEKNVRLLRVLSWCSFIVSAILFISGFYYILFVMIAICAAFLGLILRVIKNVFEQAIVIKQENDFTI; from the coding sequence ATGTGGAATCCCAATAAATCCGTAATATTGTCTTCTATCTGTACAAAGGCAGCGATTGTCCTGGTTATCTTGACTGCTTTTGCTATGCCGCATTTGGTCCCTACATATGTGAATTTCGCCGGAAAGGATCCTGAAATTATCCGTCCTTTACTCCTGACGGTGTATGCCTGTGCTTTGCCGGGATTGCTGTCTTTGATCTGCCTGAACAGATTGCTTGCCAACATCAGACAGGGAGAGGTTTTCGCAGAAAAAAATGTCAGGCTTTTACGGGTATTGTCATGGTGCAGTTTCATTGTCTCCGCCATTTTATTTATCTCAGGATTTTACTATATTCTTTTCGTGATGATTGCCATCTGCGCTGCTTTTTTAGGGTTAATCCTGCGTGTGATCAAAAATGTTTTTGAACAAGCGATTGTCATTAAACAGGAAAATGATTTCACGATTTAG
- a CDS encoding metal-sensing transcriptional repressor: MRADKAKVTRLLKTARGQLDGLLKMVEEDRYCIEISNQLMATQAILRNVNKEVLHAHLDGCVQEAFAKGDQRQKIEEIMEIMDKLTK, encoded by the coding sequence ATGAGAGCAGATAAAGCGAAGGTTACCCGTCTTTTAAAAACAGCAAGGGGACAACTGGACGGCCTGCTGAAAATGGTCGAGGAAGACCGTTATTGTATCGAGATATCCAACCAGCTGATGGCCACCCAGGCTATCTTGCGTAATGTAAACAAAGAAGTTCTGCATGCCCATTTGGACGGCTGTGTCCAGGAAGCCTTTGCAAAAGGGGATCAACGCCAAAAAATAGAGGAGATCATGGAAATTATGGATAAGCTGACAAAATAG
- a CDS encoding heavy-metal-associated domain-containing protein translates to MKKVIKIDGLHCEHCQATAEKALNAIHGVEAKVNLEKNQAIVHLSQEVDDQVFKDALSEVGFEAVSITEKKGLFG, encoded by the coding sequence ATGAAAAAGGTAATTAAAATTGACGGACTGCATTGCGAGCATTGTCAGGCTACGGCAGAAAAAGCCCTGAATGCAATTCACGGCGTAGAGGCTAAGGTCAATTTGGAGAAGAACCAGGCTATCGTTCATTTAAGCCAAGAAGTTGATGACCAGGTGTTTAAGGATGCTCTGAGCGAAGTGGGTTTTGAAGCGGTTTCCATCACGGAAAAGAAAGGCCTGTTTGGGTAA
- a CDS encoding heavy metal translocating P-type ATPase encodes MNQKFQVTGMTCSACSARVDKAVKKVEGVRAVNVNLLTNSMGVEYDESVTDSAKIVQAVVDAGYQASMFVRKAETPAKGEKAADALENEMKEMKYRLIVSFLFWLPLMYLAMNHMLNDWFGLPIPEFIMIAFHGHANGVTFAFTQFLLLLPIVYVNRKYFRIGFKALIKRSPNMDSLIAIGSAAAIVYGILAIFKIGYSLGHGDMHTLDHYLMDIYFESAGTILTLITLGKFFEARSKGKTSEAITKLMDLAPKTAVVVREGKEIEIPVEDVIVGDLLIVKPGQSIPVDGVIIEGSSAIDQSALTGESIPVEKQVGDKVIAATINKTGFFKFRAEKVGDDTSLAKIIELVEEASSSKAPIAKLADKISGIFVPVVICIAIIAAAVWLLLGQSVEFALSIGVAVLVISCPCALGLATPVAIMVGTGKGASNGILIKSAEALQTAHSIDTVVLDKTGTITEGRPKLTDIAVTGRISEQQLLEIAASIEKPSEHPLAEAIVEEAIKRGLELENVESFTAIAGKGIVAAVGGKQYMAGNIAMMEERQIDVTALRETSETLAENGKTPLYFADDRELLGVIAVADVVKPTSHKAIEQFKAMGIEVVMLTGDHKRTAEAIRRQLNIDKAVAEVLPQDKENEIQTIQSKNKKVAMVGDGINDAPALVRADVGIAIGAGTDIAIESADIVLMKSDLLDVVTAIQLSKATMRNIKQNLFWAFFYNVIGIPLAAGTFYFLLGWKLSPMFAAAAMSMSSVCVVSNSLRLKFFKPRFSAVNDNIMTHH; translated from the coding sequence ATGAATCAAAAATTTCAGGTAACAGGGATGACTTGCTCTGCTTGCTCAGCCAGAGTGGACAAGGCTGTTAAAAAAGTCGAAGGGGTCCGGGCTGTCAATGTTAATTTGCTCACCAACAGTATGGGAGTAGAATATGATGAGTCCGTAACCGACAGTGCGAAAATTGTTCAGGCTGTAGTAGATGCCGGATATCAGGCCTCGATGTTTGTACGCAAAGCCGAGACCCCGGCCAAAGGTGAGAAAGCTGCCGACGCACTGGAAAATGAAATGAAAGAGATGAAATACCGGCTTATTGTGTCGTTCCTTTTCTGGCTGCCGTTGATGTACCTGGCAATGAATCACATGTTGAATGACTGGTTCGGCCTGCCGATCCCGGAATTTATCATGATTGCCTTTCATGGTCATGCCAATGGGGTCACATTTGCCTTCACTCAGTTTTTGTTGCTTTTACCTATAGTGTACGTCAACCGGAAATATTTCCGGATCGGCTTTAAGGCCCTGATCAAAAGGTCACCCAATATGGACTCTCTGATCGCCATAGGATCGGCTGCGGCCATTGTTTACGGGATACTGGCGATTTTCAAGATCGGCTACAGTCTGGGCCATGGCGATATGCACACACTGGATCATTATCTGATGGATATTTACTTTGAGTCGGCGGGAACAATCCTCACCTTGATTACTCTGGGCAAATTCTTTGAGGCGAGATCCAAAGGAAAGACTTCGGAGGCCATCACGAAATTGATGGACCTGGCGCCTAAGACCGCTGTTGTTGTCCGGGAGGGGAAGGAAATTGAAATTCCGGTAGAAGATGTTATTGTTGGTGATTTGCTTATCGTCAAACCGGGACAGAGTATTCCGGTAGACGGAGTGATTATTGAAGGCAGCTCGGCTATCGACCAGTCGGCCTTGACAGGTGAAAGCATTCCAGTGGAGAAACAGGTTGGGGATAAAGTAATTGCGGCAACGATCAATAAGACCGGCTTTTTCAAATTTAGAGCGGAAAAAGTGGGGGATGATACCAGCCTGGCCAAGATTATTGAACTGGTTGAGGAGGCAAGTTCCTCCAAAGCGCCTATCGCCAAGCTAGCGGATAAAATCAGTGGAATCTTTGTTCCCGTGGTCATCTGTATTGCCATTATCGCGGCAGCTGTTTGGCTGCTTTTGGGACAATCCGTTGAATTTGCACTGTCAATTGGGGTTGCGGTATTGGTTATCTCCTGTCCCTGCGCCCTTGGTCTGGCTACTCCGGTAGCGATTATGGTTGGGACAGGCAAAGGGGCGAGCAATGGCATATTAATTAAATCGGCCGAAGCTTTACAGACTGCCCATAGCATTGATACCGTGGTGTTGGACAAGACGGGGACCATTACGGAAGGCAGACCTAAATTGACCGATATCGCTGTAACCGGTAGGATATCCGAACAGCAGCTCTTGGAGATTGCCGCTTCCATTGAAAAGCCCTCCGAGCATCCTTTAGCGGAAGCAATTGTGGAGGAGGCGATCAAGAGGGGCTTGGAGCTGGAAAATGTCGAGAGCTTTACTGCCATAGCCGGGAAAGGGATTGTAGCCGCCGTTGGGGGAAAACAATACATGGCCGGCAATATCGCCATGATGGAAGAAAGACAAATTGATGTCACTGCGCTCAGGGAAACTTCCGAAACATTGGCGGAAAACGGCAAAACACCGCTTTATTTTGCTGATGACCGAGAGCTTTTGGGAGTTATCGCCGTAGCTGATGTGGTCAAACCGACCAGTCACAAAGCGATCGAACAGTTCAAAGCAATGGGCATTGAGGTAGTGATGCTGACCGGTGATCACAAAAGAACGGCTGAAGCGATCAGAAGGCAGCTTAATATTGACAAAGCAGTGGCTGAAGTTCTGCCTCAGGACAAAGAGAATGAAATCCAAACAATCCAGAGTAAGAATAAAAAAGTTGCTATGGTTGGGGACGGGATCAATGATGCCCCAGCTCTGGTCAGAGCGGATGTGGGGATTGCGATCGGGGCAGGGACCGATATTGCCATTGAGTCGGCGGATATTGTCCTGATGAAAAGCGACCTGCTTGATGTTGTCACAGCTATTCAATTGAGCAAGGCTACCATGAGGAACATCAAGCAGAACCTGTTTTGGGCATTCTTCTATAATGTCATTGGAATTCCGCTGGCGGCCGGAACATTTTACTTCTTGCTCGGCTGGAAGCTGAGTCCGATGTTTGCAGCGGCGGCGATGAGTATGAGTTCGGTTTGCGTGGTATCCAATTCACTGCGACTGAAGTTCTTTAAGCCCCGGTTTTCCGCGGTAAACGATAATATCATGACCCACCATTAA
- the abc-f gene encoding ribosomal protection-like ABC-F family protein — translation MSLINVTNLTFAYEGSYDNLFENVSFQIDSDWKLGFTGRNGRGKTTLLNLLLGKHEYKGNISTNVSFEYFPFVVANQEIATLDAVGELFPDYVHWKLLRELSLLDVSEEALYRPFRTLSNGEQTKVLLATLFLKENSFLLIDEPTNHLDMTARKLVGNYLNSKSGFILVSHDRSFLDSCIDHILSINKTNIDIQKGNFSSWWENKKRQDNFELAENEKLKKDIFHLAEAAKRTGGWSNEVEKTKYGTKHSGSKADKGYIGHKAAKMMKRSKSMENRQQSAIREKSKLLKNIEDTENLKITQLCYVQSRLAELQNISIFYQDKMICKDINFRIEQGDRIVLMGKNGSGKSSILKLICGEKISYTGSFMRGSQLKLSYVPQDTSHLQGNLTDYAAKNNVNESLFKTILRKLDFSRVQFEKEISTFSSGQKKKVLIAKSLAERAHLYIWDEPLNYIDVISRVQIEEVLLEYKPTILFVEHERRFSDNIATKEVNI, via the coding sequence ATGTCTTTAATCAATGTGACAAATCTGACCTTTGCCTATGAAGGAAGTTATGACAATCTATTTGAAAATGTGAGTTTTCAAATAGATAGCGATTGGAAATTGGGTTTTACGGGAAGAAACGGCAGAGGTAAAACAACACTTCTCAATTTGCTGCTTGGCAAACATGAATATAAAGGCAATATTTCCACAAATGTCAGCTTTGAGTATTTCCCATTCGTTGTGGCAAATCAGGAAATCGCCACTCTGGATGCAGTCGGCGAACTTTTCCCTGACTATGTTCACTGGAAACTGCTGAGGGAACTGTCATTGCTGGACGTTTCTGAAGAGGCCTTGTACCGGCCATTTCGGACATTATCTAACGGAGAACAGACCAAAGTACTGCTTGCAACCTTGTTTCTTAAGGAAAACAGCTTTTTGTTGATCGATGAACCGACCAATCACCTCGATATGACTGCAAGAAAGCTTGTCGGGAATTACCTTAACAGCAAAAGCGGCTTTATTCTGGTGTCCCATGACAGATCGTTTTTGGATAGCTGTATTGATCATATTCTTTCAATTAATAAAACAAATATCGATATTCAAAAAGGTAATTTCTCCAGCTGGTGGGAAAATAAAAAAAGACAGGATAACTTTGAACTTGCAGAAAATGAAAAACTAAAAAAAGATATTTTTCATTTAGCTGAGGCAGCTAAACGAACGGGCGGCTGGTCAAATGAAGTGGAAAAGACAAAATACGGAACAAAACATTCTGGTTCGAAGGCAGATAAAGGGTATATTGGCCATAAAGCGGCTAAAATGATGAAACGCTCCAAATCAATGGAAAACAGACAACAATCTGCTATCCGTGAAAAATCCAAACTGCTCAAAAATATTGAAGACACAGAAAACCTGAAAATTACTCAGCTTTGTTATGTTCAAAGCCGGCTTGCTGAACTGCAAAATATTTCGATTTTTTACCAGGATAAGATGATCTGCAAAGATATCAATTTCAGGATAGAGCAGGGAGACCGTATTGTTCTTATGGGAAAAAACGGTTCAGGAAAATCAAGTATTCTTAAACTCATCTGCGGTGAGAAGATAAGCTATACAGGTAGCTTCATGAGAGGGAGCCAGCTTAAATTATCCTATGTTCCGCAGGACACATCCCATCTTCAGGGAAATTTAACCGACTATGCCGCAAAAAACAATGTGAATGAAAGCCTTTTTAAAACAATATTAAGGAAGCTTGATTTTTCCAGAGTTCAGTTTGAAAAAGAGATATCAACATTCAGCAGCGGTCAGAAGAAAAAAGTTTTGATCGCCAAAAGCTTGGCTGAACGAGCTCATCTGTATATTTGGGATGAACCACTTAACTATATCGATGTCATTTCCCGGGTCCAAATTGAAGAAGTATTGCTTGAGTACAAGCCTACGATTTTGTTTGTAGAGCATGAGAGGAGGTTCAGTGACAATATTGCAACAAAGGAGGTCAATATCTGA
- a CDS encoding GNAT family N-acetyltransferase, with product MNEIRPAQKGEITRQKELWKLCFGDSERYIDFYFANRYKENETLLLLEDKEILSMLTMLPVKIITPDQQSLNSCMLYALATHPQYRNRGYGAQILEFAHQYLAKNGKDCAVLVPADEQLFDFYRHRGFREGFHIREVWLDRFADLLSEGASSCIIKSISPREYNLRRAKQLKGKRYTAYTNEDIAYQKRLSQWSGADIYGLEAEGEQGCCIIEMPGSHKAVIKELLISEEWLPRAVKAIMQLFPGKEYLLRTPAFIGKKLGGVIRPYGMIRPTRETDLETTPEDFGYLGLAFD from the coding sequence GTGAATGAAATCAGACCGGCGCAAAAAGGTGAGATAACCCGGCAAAAAGAATTGTGGAAACTTTGCTTTGGGGACAGTGAACGGTATATTGATTTTTATTTTGCCAATCGTTACAAAGAAAATGAAACCCTGCTGCTGCTGGAAGACAAGGAAATTTTGTCGATGCTGACAATGCTGCCGGTCAAAATCATTACCCCTGATCAGCAAAGCCTAAATTCCTGTATGCTGTACGCGCTCGCCACTCACCCGCAATACCGGAACAGAGGGTATGGGGCTCAAATATTGGAGTTTGCTCACCAATACCTGGCAAAAAACGGGAAGGATTGCGCTGTTCTCGTTCCAGCTGATGAACAGCTTTTTGATTTTTATCGCCATCGAGGTTTTCGGGAAGGTTTCCATATTCGAGAGGTATGGCTGGACCGGTTTGCAGACTTGCTTTCAGAGGGCGCTTCGTCCTGTATCATAAAAAGTATCTCTCCCCGGGAATATAATCTGAGAAGAGCTAAACAGCTTAAAGGTAAACGATATACAGCATATACCAATGAAGATATCGCTTACCAGAAAAGGTTGTCCCAGTGGTCCGGGGCGGATATTTATGGGCTGGAAGCGGAAGGGGAACAGGGCTGCTGCATCATTGAAATGCCCGGTTCCCATAAAGCAGTGATTAAAGAACTTCTTATTTCAGAGGAATGGCTTCCCCGGGCCGTTAAAGCCATTATGCAATTATTTCCGGGCAAGGAATATCTGTTACGAACACCGGCATTTATAGGCAAAAAATTGGGGGGCGTCATCCGCCCCTATGGCATGATCAGGCCGACCCGGGAAACCGATTTGGAAACGACACCTGAGGATTTTGGTTATTTGGGACTGGCTTTTGATTAA
- a CDS encoding DUF2156 domain-containing protein yields the protein MITFKEIEISDKGWIDAILNAADRPGCHYNFTNMFAWGNIYQYRVAKLENCLVVKGWSLEGVPYYLYPAGEGDYPKVLEAMVEDAASSGNEFRLAGLSDENIAEINTLFPDKFEYAKVRDSYDYVYLLDKLVTLSGRNLSAKRNHINHFKRDNNWAFEQVSSENIGECWEMTVEWCNRRKCQYDIQLENESCAVRQCFDHFFELGLEGGLIRSGGRVIAYTMGEKLNSDTYDIHIEKAFDEIQGAYQIINHEFAIFIQENHPELIYVNREEDMGQEGLRKAKLSYHPVRMEEKSWGKFAG from the coding sequence ATGATAACGTTCAAGGAAATAGAGATCAGTGATAAAGGGTGGATAGATGCTATTCTTAATGCCGCCGACAGGCCAGGCTGCCATTACAATTTTACAAATATGTTTGCCTGGGGGAATATCTATCAATATCGTGTGGCCAAGCTGGAAAATTGCCTGGTGGTTAAAGGTTGGAGCCTGGAAGGAGTGCCGTATTATTTATATCCGGCAGGCGAGGGGGACTATCCAAAAGTCTTAGAGGCAATGGTCGAAGATGCAGCAAGCTCCGGAAATGAATTCAGGCTGGCAGGACTGTCGGATGAGAATATTGCGGAAATCAACACCTTGTTCCCGGATAAATTTGAATATGCCAAGGTGCGGGACAGCTATGATTATGTTTACTTATTGGACAAGCTTGTAACATTATCCGGCAGAAATCTCAGCGCCAAACGCAACCATATCAACCATTTCAAGCGGGATAACAACTGGGCCTTTGAGCAGGTATCTTCCGAGAATATCGGCGAGTGCTGGGAAATGACCGTTGAATGGTGTAACAGACGCAAATGTCAGTATGATATCCAGCTTGAGAATGAAAGTTGTGCGGTACGCCAATGTTTTGACCATTTTTTCGAGTTAGGCTTAGAAGGCGGCCTTATCCGGTCCGGAGGAAGAGTAATTGCTTATACTATGGGAGAAAAACTGAATTCGGATACTTATGACATCCACATTGAAAAAGCATTTGATGAAATACAGGGCGCCTATCAAATCATCAACCATGAGTTTGCGATTTTTATTCAGGAAAATCATCCTGAACTGATCTATGTCAATCGGGAGGAGGATATGGGTCAGGAAGGACTGAGAAAGGCCAAGTTGTCTTATCATCCGGTCAGAATGGAGGAAAAATCCTGGGGTAAATTTGCAGGTTAA
- a CDS encoding CHAP domain-containing protein: protein MPGWADLVGTKVKGYSSFSTPVGNRSFKKAQCTWYCWNRASYQAGKKLSFHSSANAYQWLDAVDQANCQAIKGKITPVRNSIAVYKGGSQGLGHLLYIEAVDNGRVYFSESNYTKGRDGMYQTVKTADFLGEWRTPHVELLGYIIL from the coding sequence ATGCCAGGTTGGGCCGATTTAGTCGGTACAAAAGTAAAAGGTTATTCCAGTTTTTCAACACCGGTTGGCAACAGAAGCTTTAAAAAAGCCCAATGTACATGGTATTGTTGGAACAGGGCAAGTTATCAGGCAGGAAAAAAGCTGAGCTTTCATTCCAGCGCCAACGCCTATCAATGGCTGGATGCCGTTGATCAGGCAAACTGTCAGGCCATCAAGGGGAAAATAACTCCTGTTCGCAATTCTATTGCGGTCTATAAAGGTGGCAGTCAAGGGCTAGGCCACCTGTTATATATTGAAGCAGTCGATAATGGCAGAGTCTATTTTAGTGAATCGAATTATACTAAAGGCCGGGATGGAATGTACCAAACTGTAAAAACAGCAGATTTCCTTGGAGAATGGAGAACTCCGCACGTCGAATTGCTAGGTTATATTATTTTATAA
- a CDS encoding GlsB/YeaQ/YmgE family stress response membrane protein, protein MNTMGIIGWLILGGLAGWVASKITGNDASMGVGMNILVGIIGAFIGGWILSLFGAMGVSGFNIWSFLVALAGAVILLVIVNAFTGKKRYRANT, encoded by the coding sequence ATGAATACAATGGGTATTATCGGTTGGCTTATCTTAGGAGGTCTTGCAGGATGGGTCGCAAGTAAAATAACCGGCAATGATGCTTCAATGGGTGTAGGAATGAATATCTTAGTCGGCATCATAGGTGCTTTCATAGGAGGATGGATTTTAAGTCTATTTGGGGCAATGGGTGTCAGTGGATTTAATATCTGGAGTTTCCTGGTCGCTTTGGCCGGTGCGGTCATCCTCCTTGTCATTGTCAATGCTTTTACAGGAAAGAAACGGTATCGGGCTAATACTTAG
- a CDS encoding efflux RND transporter periplasmic adaptor subunit — protein sequence MMGTKKRSRIRKWIPLIILIVILLGIIAALLLRKTSVSYENAQAKAGDITTYYSFSGNIDTKNRQTVLAGKIMQISEISVTKGQSVEKDALLLKSTAGDQIKAKISGEIVSIDVQENEQVMAGTKLMELVDYHHLEVAVKVDEYDIAALKTGQQATVKIGAGNKELQGKIDSISREGQIADGVTYFMATIVLPEDSSIRIGMTAEVKLIRDQAKGVVTLPMVAIQFDENNKPYILKGNETEQPVKTEITLGINDGTTVEIQSGVTAGETVLYHQTALTENTGFLRDSDNSGGGNINPDGGNGNARNT from the coding sequence ATGATGGGTACAAAAAAAAGATCCAGGATAAGAAAATGGATACCTTTGATTATTCTAATCGTGATCCTCTTAGGAATTATTGCGGCCCTGCTTCTGCGTAAAACATCTGTTTCTTATGAAAATGCCCAGGCAAAAGCTGGGGATATCACAACTTACTATTCTTTCTCCGGCAATATCGACACCAAAAACCGTCAGACTGTCTTGGCGGGAAAAATTATGCAGATTTCGGAAATCAGCGTGACAAAAGGCCAAAGCGTAGAAAAGGATGCCCTCCTCCTGAAATCAACTGCCGGAGATCAAATCAAGGCAAAGATCAGCGGTGAAATCGTCAGTATAGATGTTCAAGAAAATGAACAAGTCATGGCCGGCACCAAATTAATGGAGCTTGTAGATTATCACCATTTAGAAGTTGCTGTAAAAGTTGATGAATATGATATTGCAGCTTTAAAAACAGGTCAACAGGCAACGGTTAAAATCGGTGCCGGCAACAAAGAACTTCAGGGCAAAATCGACAGCATATCTCGAGAAGGTCAGATTGCAGACGGAGTGACTTATTTTATGGCGACAATTGTCCTGCCTGAAGATTCAAGTATTAGGATCGGGATGACCGCAGAAGTAAAACTTATCCGCGATCAGGCTAAAGGAGTTGTGACCCTGCCCATGGTTGCCATTCAGTTTGATGAAAACAATAAGCCCTATATCCTCAAAGGAAACGAAACCGAACAGCCTGTCAAAACTGAAATAACTTTAGGAATTAATGATGGGACAACTGTGGAAATTCAGAGTGGCGTTACTGCCGGAGAGACTGTTCTTTATCATCAAACTGCCTTAACAGAGAATACAGGATTTTTAAGGGACAGCGATAATTCCGGCGGCGGAAATATCAATCCTGACGGAGGCAACGGCAATGCCCGAAATACTTAA